The genomic DNA CATTTTCAACTGATTTTTCGACAAAGGCCCGCACCACATCATCAGCGTAATGACGATATCCTAGTAAATTTTGTCCTCGTAATAACATTTGAAGTTTGGTATTTTTAACTTCTTTGCGAATTTGGCGAAGACGTTCCCAAGGATCCTCGTTTAAATAGCGGACACAGGAATCAAACGTTGCCCCGCCCCACATTTCTAATGCATGAAATCCTGCCTCGTCCATTGTTTTAATAATCGGCAGCATATCTGAGGTTGGCATCCGTGTTGCAATTAAACTTTGTTGTCCATCCCGTAGCACCGTTTCTGTAAAACGAATTTTTTTACTCACTTGGCTGCTCCTTTCGTGTCAAAATTATTTCTGTTATTTTTTCTTGCATTGCTTCAAGACTGTGACGTCGATTTCGTCCACAGACTTTCGCCTCTTCTTGGCACATAAAACAGCGCCGTGGTGGCAAGCCTAAATCTCCTCGATGAAGGCTTTTTAGTTCCTCATTTCCCCATAAAACATCTAGGTCCACTAAACGACCATAAGGATGTGTTTCTTCAATTTTGACCATTCTTTGTTTTAACTCTTGCGGGGCTAACGAAACCGCCAAATAATATTCAGGACCTGTCTTTTCATTCCGGTAAAAATTAACAATCGGTACTTGATCCAGCAATTGTTGCTCGACTTCGTCAATTACTTCTAAAAAAACAGCCGTTAAGGTGGGCGAATTTTTCACTTCTCCAGGAATATTCATTGTGGCAGATAAGAGACTAGCTTCTGGTGCTGTTTCTAACAACTCCTTCTGTGTGGCAGCTCTTTGTTCGCGAGCATCCAACATCTCTAAAAGTGTTACTTTTTCCCCATTAAACATTGCGTACCACATCAATTAGACTACCATCTCGGTATTCAATTAACGCAACAACTTTGTCTCCATATTTAATTGGTTCCGGGGTGCCAACAATGTTGTAGGCTTTGTCTTTCAACTCTTCTAACGTAAACTGAGGAACATCTAAGGTTTTAAAACAATCAATTAAGTCTGTTCTTTTTGGATTGATTGCAATGCCGACTTCTGTTACTACGACATCGACACTCGTACCTGGTGTAACGACTGTATTTACTTGCTCAACGATTGTTGGGATCCGTCCACGA from Enterococcus faecalis includes the following:
- the citX gene encoding citrate lyase holo-[acyl-carrier protein] synthase, which encodes MFNGEKVTLLEMLDAREQRAATQKELLETAPEASLLSATMNIPGEVKNSPTLTAVFLEVIDEVEQQLLDQVPIVNFYRNEKTGPEYYLAVSLAPQELKQRMVKIEETHPYGRLVDLDVLWGNEELKSLHRGDLGLPPRRCFMCQEEAKVCGRNRRHSLEAMQEKITEIILTRKEQPSE